The sequence cgtaaaagaaccaattattcaatgttaccaaaagatgtcggaaaaaattctttttaaaaaaaaatcaactaactttttttttcctttttttttcttttcttcctcaATGATAAAATAggcaactttcttaaaaggaacaacccttcaatgctactaaaagatgtcgaaaaacatttttttttacaaaatagatcaactaactttaaaaaaaaaaaaaaaaactcgaacgctaaaagaagcaactttcacaaaaggaacaacccttcaatgttagatgtcgaaaaaaattcttttttacaaaatagatcaagacttttttttaactcgcattcaaaacggaacccccgacgcgaagcgagagcTCCCCAACTAGTTATCATTATTTATTTGTACACTAAAAATAACTATTCATTGAAAAAATAAACTATTCTCGACCAACTCAAATATACcgctattttattaataataaaaatataatataatataatatagctAGTTTAATGACTGAATTTACGGGTATTAAAATATTACTATCAATTATCAGTaaattgatatttattattatttaaagcaaTAGAATTTAAGTTTATATAGTATGATATTTACACTCTAAATTCCACATATTACTATATTAGACTTTCATTCGTACTTCTCATAATCCAATTTAATGTCAAATTCCACATAACTTATCTATATAATCAATTTCCAGATATTAAGTTGTACTTTCATATTCCACCCAATATAATTGAAAGCTCATCTAGCATATGGTTGGCATTAGGTGGAAAAAACCAGCGACTCACGAGTATCCGTATCTGTGATGGTAGGCAAATTCTAAAGAGTTTATACGTGGGTACGAATCGGGTAAAATTTTGTACCCGTTGCCGAATTGCGGACAGGTAATGAATATATAATACTAGTCAACCGCTCCAATTTTCTCCTAATAACACCAAATCTAGACGTGCAAAACAGGATGTTTACTAGAAGTTAACTTGCATAGTTTCGTGCTATAGCCATTCAACATATGCAACTTTTTCCAAATAGCAACTAATCTTGACGTGTGACATGGGGTATTTACTTGGCTTTAATTGGTTTATAATAATCTGAGGGTTAaatagccaaaaaaaaaaaaaaagataaaagtcGTAATTTTTCAATAAAAAAATATCGTTTTTCCTTTTGCTCGTAACGAAATTTTGATTTCATTTTGGTGATTAGAAGGAGCCTTAATTGAAAAATGATTGTAATTGAAGTAAAAATCAACATATGACATTTTTATTTAAATGTTTTTGGTGAGTTGTATATTTCAAACTGTCAAAACTTCATTGCCACgtcattaattttattttataaaatattaacttatgAAAAAAATACACGTGAAGCTTGCACACATTTCAACCATCAttgaaatttaaaataaaattttaactTTAACTTAACCAAAAATTAAGTTCAACTAAATTCAGATTAATATTTACTTTTATGTTTTAAactacttcatcatcatcatcattattatcatcaattcatcatcataGTGTTTAACCAGATAGAATCTAATCGATCTCAACATAGTGTTTacctagatagaatataatcgatcTCAACATAGTGGTTAACCACATGGAATCTAATCGATCGATCTCAACATCATTTTTTAACGGAATCTTGTTCAAATAGTGTTTATCAAGATGGAATCTAATCGATTGATCTTAAAATCACTCTTTAACGGATCTTAGTCAATCGATTGAAACCCAACACGAATTTGGGAAGCTTGAAGGGTTTTGTCAAATCTTAGATTTTTGTTTTAGAAACCCACCATTGAAGTTCTTCGTTCGGATCTTTATGTGTTTGTTTTTGAAACCCACCATGGACAAACCAAACACCATCTATTTGTTGTTTAACGAAAATAATATGGAGATACATATTTGCAATAAAAAAATCCACATCTCAATTTAGACCTCAATTGAAATAATTTTTCATTCAGAATCTCTTCTAAGAACTAAATCGAAGTCAAAATCCTTTATGTCTGAAGAAAAATATTCCTTTTATTGAGAAATTATGATTGTTATCTTACCTTTTTGGTGATTCAAATATTCTAATTGAACCTCATTCTCAATAACTTTGGATAATCAGTCCGAATTAACACATGTAAAATTACAATATTAATcctttacataaatatatataagaatacaaTTATTTGATAAccgttctttttttttattttattttaaacaaTAAAGTTTATATCAAAAAGGGAAACTTCATCAAATAAATAAAGCCCCAAAAAAATGTAGAATCGCACAAATTTCTGAGCTCAACACTAACAAACAACCTGCCAAGAGCTCACAACAAACACCAGATCGAAAAGGACTAAACGTAAAATGTAAACCAATAAGGAAGACAAAGCATAGAGGACAACCAATCAAACTATCGGTGAAAGCTTAGAAGCCATTTACGGCTCAAACCAACCAAAACAAACAAGCGAACGAATACAATCCTCAGGTGTCCTTGAAGAATTCTCCAAAAAATTTCATCTCATCTCATTGGACATGCCTTCTTCTAGGCTTCTTAGCTTTAGCCGGTTTCTTAGACAAATCATCAGAATTGTTGAGAATGGATTTAACCTTTTCAGCACCTAGGTTACACATCATATCGCCAAAAGTAGCAAAAGGGGATTCCAGAATGGGATTAGCCCCTTCCATTCCCTCGGCCATTGGTTGTTTACCATTTGAATTGTCGAAGTTGGAAGTGATGGTAGCTtgcacataacatgcttcttttagATTTAGATTTGAAATAAACGTGGACTCGACTAATGTGACAACCTTCGAGAAACtatgactcagtctttgtattagcAAGTTTTTCATTTAagattcgtcccaagagagcgttaaTGCTAATTGAATTGatgaaaactcataattatcataagGTTTGTTTGGGGAGTTTTGTTTTGAAACGTTTTAGAAGACATTTGCAATTTTAGCATGCAAATAGAAATGATTAATAACTAACAATATTAAAAGCATGCACGCTTGACTATTCCACTTGAAGTGTTCCGATTGTTCTTTTGCCTAATTAGCACCAAATTGTGTTCAAACAATGTGTTCTAGTATCTCTACCAAAACTCTAATGATCAAGTAACATTCGCGAATTCCCATAAGTTTACATCAATAAGATCTAGTTGAATCATGAGAAAGCAATTAGTACTTAACTTGGAAATCCCTTAAAATCCTTTGGtaatcaaaatcccttaagaaaaACCAAACTTCGCTATTttgactaaggaccaattgaaaaccaatccaAACCAAGAACTCAATCCCTTGAAATCCCCAATttggttgtctagatcacctaagtgttgaagtatgAATTAGTTCATTCATCAAATCCTTCTGAACAACTAGATAGcttatataatcaaagtaaagtccCAAACAATGAATAACAAAGGTTCTTTAGATAATTCTAAAACATAACTCAATCAACAATTCATAAGTTTCATTCAAACACAATTATAACATAAATATTGAACGATCTTTAGCTTACAAGCTTCATAATCAAGTGTACATATGAGATTCTAGCCAAGCATGACTAGAACTAACACAATAATAAAAGTAAATGAAGATCTAAACATCATATTGCAAGATTTAAGTTGAAATTATACCAAACTATGAAAATGGAACTTTAAATTAGATGTAGAagatgaaaatgatgaagaaacAAGCCCTAGATCTTGAGCTAGCTCCAAATCTTTGATGTAGATGTTGAAATTTGATGAAAACTTAGTGAAAACGCTAATTAATGAGCTGCCCAAACCTAATTAATCTCAGCCTCCAACTTTCTCTCTACACTCCTATGTAAACTCCCATCTCTTTCTATTTATACTCTTTCAAAAATTCGGACCAGAAAATGTGACTGGAACGTCGTTCCTATTTCTGGAAGGTCGTTCCTTTGGCTCAATGATGTGGAACGCCGTTCCACAACATGGAACGCCATTCTGTTGCACTTAAAAGTGGAACTCCGTTCCTTAATTAGGAACGTCGTTCCCAATTCGGCCTCAATAAGTTCTATTCAAGTTTTCTTTATTTCGTTTGTATTGGGACGTCGTTCTTCAGAACTGGAACACCCTTTTTGAAGGAGGAACGTCGTTCCTTTGATTTGGAACGTCATTCTAGCTTTTGGAACGTCGTTCTGATGTACTGGAACGTCGTTCTTGTTCATTTTCagcactttgcagttttcttgatcTTTTTGCATACACAttggtcaattttgcaccaatTTCATACCCAAAACTGTAATCATCTTTATAAGGTAACTCTCATCTTTActagacacaacgcgttttggagtTACAAGCAtatcagatcccatgagaactctgcagttaagcttgCTCGAGTGAGATTAGTACTGTGATGGGTGACCTCCTCGAAAATCCTCATGTGGCcttcaagaaaaatccgtgcgcctgggCAAAGCAGAGAAAATTGTGGTCACGGTAAGGAGGGATGTTACATAGGTATCAAAGCTCTAGCCTCTCGGGATGTGACGGGCACTCGGCTCATGCATCTCTTGAGGTATAGATCTTGGATATCAATTTGTTTCGGCCTGAAGAGGGCGTCAGGATTCTAAGTATGGGAGTTTGTAACAACCCATCCCACATCGGCTTAAGTAATAAAGTGTGAGTCCCTTATAAGATAACTCCCATCCTTACCAAACACAACACGTTTCTGGGCTACAAGCACAAcatatcccatgagaactctgcaattAAGTGTGCTTGAGCGGGAgtactactaggatgggtgacctcctgagaaGTCCTCGTGTGGTCTATAAGAAAAATCCATGTGCCTACGGGCAAAGCGAACAATATGTGGTCGCGGTAAGGAGGGAAGTTACACTATGGTGAGAACTTTTTTGGGGTTGTGGTACGCTCACAGGTACTGATGACGTTAATGATTGGGTATCAGAGAAGTCGTATTATTATCATACCACTAATACTTGAGCCTGCAGAGAAGTTTGTGGTCACTGTACACAAGTAATGTGGTGTAGTTCCACTTAAGTTGGGCATGCTAGGGTTCCATGTACCAATAATGGTAGGTATTTCGCCATTTATAGCTATAATTTCTCCTGGAAATTATGAAGGCGGGTCTCCTTACTAGCTAAATACTATGTACTACTGTTATATCGATCATACATACTGATCTTGTTGGTTTGGTTATGTACctttatgtagcgaccccgacaaatcgtcaagtgacggcgtcgactacgtaggccccattacatggtcataagtctttacgacaacgtttgaccaaaatatgtcgcattcatttcaatgtaaaagggtgtttcaagtttacaaaagaagttcgacggctagttacattacaatgttaaacgtacaattgaaacctatgcgacacaatttaaaagtagtcaaaaagatgccccaaatatgcatgtatactcgacatccaagcaagtatcaaaagagtgcggaagcatgtatcacttaagcattcaaaaacctgagaaaaacatagaagaatctgtcaacgaaaacgttggtgaaatcataggtttagtaagtaaattgtattgaaccacaaggttctttatgaattgcttaaccaaaatcgttcacattccaaaatagtatttgtatcacgagcacccaattatcaaggcttaaccgaatcttccctctgaattttgaatttagtgttagaacttacactatacattgttgaaattatatttcattcactaacggtagcgaaccgtctgaatgagggtttgttaaacccgtatggccacacaacataattacacgcttacacttacaccctgcaagtggaactaatgataattggattgaggacttttgttcaaactcgtatgcatctttgtattcgtatttgttcacaatgtaaaagcatgaaaagtaaataagtatgaaatgtatgtgtttctcagcccacgatgtaaagaataaaagtgattaaaaagtgggactatgatctcacctttgattgcaagagtaaataagtacttcaacaagtaatgtgcgcaaaggacaacgctagtctcgacctaaacaaataggttgtatcaataacggtaaacacaaacggtcaaagatgttcaattagtcctatggctcgttacgactcgattaatatagcatgtgaatcaatttgtcaagtttcatgcacgatacaagtagttaagtatgttagaacgattgtataatcgtttggttaagtttgactaaaagtcaaacttggtcaaagtcaaagtcaacggggtcgggtatccgacaattttcccaagacgagaagtcatataagagcctaatagtcaagtttcatgttaaacggagttttagttaagcggaaacatttttgtgacatttaaaaacaaaagagagtggcctggggcttttgcgcggcgcgcactgggttgcgcggcgcgcacccaagtgcaatttctggtcagaactcaaccaagaaggcaaacatctgggatctctgattctgcgcggcgcgcgggtaaatgcgcggcgcgcaatacctgggaatcatgcagtttgcagaaaaatggtccaagtcacgaaccaaaatacaatataacacatttcatgcaccgaaaacacttaaaacgcataacctatatcattagaaaggtaatttgacaaggaaaacaactaagcacatttcatcaagcaattcatcactaacaacaaccaaaaaccgcattaaacgttcataatcaaagtttcaagttctaaaacgcatttcatgattcgggcaaccaatttacatgtatgatatgccgttttgaaggtaatgaagcatacattactactaaacactaacaattaacattccatgacattcaagcatccaaaaattcatgtcaagaactatcaaaccctagtcaaacatctcaaaatcaataatcatgtttttgaagttttcttaatcaacctacacatcaatttgaagctaatgatgctagtaacacatttaatacatgaactttaacaattaaacaacttttaatcatccaaaatcaaagattaagcaagcaattttcatattcaagctagttacaccaaaaacaacaaatcgagcatacaaattacatacacgacatcacaatgagccatagacactaactaacaccatttcaagtcaaaacacgaatttagagaaatctagagttttagaaatgttacccaaacttgatgatattggtatcaaaatgtagaggatgaagagatgatcacgaaaatgtaatttgttttgatgtttgcttctccaatcggatttagatgatgattttatgtttgagggttttgagttcaaaaatgggaagtagagagaaagaggatgatgaaggtgggaggtggagatgaaatgaatggatgtggtaagtgggttgactagttgacctagtcaactagtttgcccatttggcaatctcggtccctcgagtttcaaagcgggtgcgggaattaacccaacgaatattttaaaaacgttcgagtaacggatgactttataattagataacgagaatattatgaacgttagttaacgaaagatacaaatttgaataacgaaagatattatataaaaaaaaaaagacggtgttaaaataaatttaacgaaaaaacgcgggatgttacactttatatatgttttaatatgtaatacatatatatatcaagcaTCATGATCCCTTTGATAATTATTCTATTATTCAAAGTAAATGAGAGTGTTTGGTGCTTAAGAGATAACTTCAACTATAAATAGTTTAAAATGTACTTTTATTTCACCACCACTTTTCATTCAAAAATTATAAACAAACACGTTAAATACTAATTCAGCGTTGACTTTTAATTATGATCGAGGCAATCAAACAAAAATTTAAAACAACAAGGAGTTGAGGTAGTGGTAGTGACTTGTCTTACCACAAGCGTTGCCCGTATGAATTCGTCATGGGGTTTCCTCCTGATGGCAGTAGGATTGTAATGATTTGTATAAGGATGGCACCATTGGACGACGGGCACGGGTCCTTAGTACCCGCGATCCGCCCGGCAAAATTTTTCTTTACCCGCTGTAATAATACGCGTACCTTCGTGCATGGCGCTCGTGCGTATCACGTGTTGCACGTCATTCATGTCATTCAAAAATTATAAACAAATACGTTAAATACTAATTCAGCGTTAACTTTTAATTATGATCGAGGCAATCAAACAAAAATTTAAAACAATAAGGAGTTGACGTAGTGGTAGTGACTTGTCTTACCACAAGCGATGCCCGTATGGATTCGTCATGGGGTTTCCTCCTGAAGGCGGTAGGATTGTAATGATTTGTATAAGGATGGCACCATTGGACGACGGGCACGGGTCCTTAGAACCCGCGATCCGCCCGCCAAGATTTTTCTTTACCCACTGTAATAATACGCGTACCTTCGTGCATGGCGCTCGTGCGTATCACGTGTTGTGCGCACGTCATTCATAAGTAATCCTGAGCGATAATAAATGGCGCGTTACGCAGTCTTGCTTGGCACACATACAAACAATCTCAGATGATCTTCATATTTAAAACACAATCCTTTCCTAACTAATACACCGTTATTTATGGTTATTATTCGGGAAAGATCTAAAACGAATGAAGGagcatctagggttagggtttcacTATAACTACAACCCTAACCTCATTCATTTGACACAAGACCTTTTTTGTATTACTCAATCATTGATTGCATCCAGGAAATGACAATACAGTAATAGGTGTGttccatgaacataaaccctatgcaACCACCCTAGTTGCCATTATTGCGGCACTTTCCATCCATGGTGGACTAGGTTATAATCACCCTCTCGTAGATCGTCATCTCGACTAGGGTAATTCACGGTAAACCGGACCGGAGATTAAAACCGTATTGTCCTTAAACACTCTCACTTGGCACTCAACATGAATGTAGTTCATGGGACAGATTTATGTTCGATCACGCAGTTACCCGTTTACCCATTAATGGGTATACTTTTATGCCCATACCCGAGGGTACCTGTGACCCGCGTGTAGACCCACAGGTTTACAAAATGTGCACTTTAACTAATTTAGTCACGGATACTCATCACCCGCGGGTTTTACCcccgaataattataaaaatacattaaaaatttaaattatataatatgtaaGTAAGTATATGTATACGGTTAAACGGGTATCACGGGTAGCTCAAACCGGCATCACGGattcacgggtcgggttttacTGCGACGGCTATgaaatacccgcgacccgcccgcgacCCGCCAACGGGTACAAAATTTTATCCGACCCGTACCCGCGGGTACATTTTTTCATAAAAAGCCGCCCGTAACGGGCACGAGTACTCGCGGGTCACGTGTTTTTtccgcccattgccatccctagattCGTAGCAAGGAAATGATCAGGTAGGTGGGTGtcgactgtagcgacccgacaaaatcgtcattgacagcgtcgttaacttaggtcccgttacgtggtcatagtccctaaatgagacgcgtttgaccaaaattatgtcgcgttcatttgaaaagtataagacttacaaagttttgagCAACGGTTCGACAACgaattaagtttacaaaagtataagatataattgaaataacttgcgacataataagttgaaaatcacggttgctataaatagcgtaaacatatatgctttaagtttaaatccaaaagtgctatcgctagcgtatgcatgtatgcttgactccaagcaagtaattaaagtgtgcggaagcatgtatcaagtagccaagtatgaacctgagaaacatatagaaaactgtcaacgaaaaacgttggtgaaatcataggtgtatttataaacgttgtttttgaaccacaagattttgtatttccataaagttgattatccaaatcatttgcattccaaaagttgttgttcgcgagcacctaattatcaaggcttaacgtttctttTACCCcgtacacatagtgttagaacctacactgtttctcaaaaatatatttcattcgcataacggtagcgaaccgtccgaatgagggtttgtcaaacccgtatggccacacaacataagttctcgattacacccggcaagtgtaaataatgaaaatcgaattgaggatttttgttctaactcgcacgtggaatgtttgttttcgtacttgtgttcaaagtataaaagtaagtagtacaaaatgtaaacaaagtatatgtttctcagcccacgatttaaaagaataaaagttgttgaaaaggtgggaccatgatctcaccgtagttgcatgccaaagtacttgtaattaaacgttgtgcaatgaaagctgcttagccttgacctaaacaaataagtcgtatcaattgccagttacgacacaaggtcggtcgaaatgtgttcagttagtcctatggctcgttacgactcgattaatatagcatgtgaatcaagttgtcaagtttcatgcaagatataagtataaaagcacgttagaacgattgcataagtgtttggttaagtttgactaaaagtcaaacttggtcaaagtcaaagtcaaagtcaacggggtcaggtcgggtatccgacaatttttcttcaattagtaatcatatataaacatgttggccaagttttatgttaatcggaggtgcgtagcatagttagaattaaacgtgaaaacgcaaatttggacagcccctgacaggccatctggacggcgtccaaaatggctagacggcgtccagcaaagaaggccTAGACGGCGTCCAAGTGGTGGGATGGCGTCCAAAAACACCTGGGTTGCTGAAAGCTGAAAATCttctaagtgtcgagccaaacttcaatcaaacacaatttatgaaccgaaaacacttaaaatgcatatcatacatcgttggaaaggtattttaacgaggaatacaactaaacaaatATCATCAAACAATCACATCATTTTAAATGACTAATTCCTCATCGAATAatagttaaaagttcatcattcaagtttcaagttcgtaaaatgcaTTCCATAATttgggaacttactacacacatataatatgccgtttcgtaggtaattacgcatacaatacaactaaacactttccaacaacattgcaaagcatttaatgcatcaaaagttcgttttaaaatctatcaaaccctaaccaaaaatcacaaaatcgataatcatgttaatgtaagattttcatatcatccaacataccaaaacgaagctaatgatgctagtaacacttttaacacataaagTTTAACATCtatcaacatttaatcaaccaaaatcaaagagttaactaacccatttcaagtattcatgctagttacaccaaataacaaaatcgagcatacaaattacatacacgacatcacaatgagccatagacgctaattaacaccatttaaagtctaaaggtctaatttatgaaaattagagattttgaaaagcttaccccaagctatgaaattggtaccaaattgaagaggatgatgcaaggatcacaaatatatagtcggatttgttgtgagcttcctagatgtgaaatggatgatgaatatttgtttgaagaaatgagagaaaaagtgaAAGTAAGAAAGAAGAGATAAGAGTGAAATGAGAGGTGGATGGTGAgtggtggttgactagtcaaccactagttacATTTTTGGTCAATTGGCAaagttagtccctcgagtttaaaagcgggtgcgtgaattaaccgaacgaattattttaaaaacgctagagtaaacgagagatgttgtaattaAATAACGAAGTTATTGAAACGCTAGTTAATGGAAGGTACGAATCTAGATaaagaaagatattatctaaaaaaaaaagggcgttaaaataatttaatagAAAAAAGCAGGATGTTACATCGACATCGCGTTCGACCACCCGTCAGTGACTCCTACCCGTCATTAAAAAAAATCAAACACAAATTTAGTTTAGTTTGCTTACGGGATCTACGCATATGTCACCTAACATATATTGGATGTCTATAAATACCAACTGGTATAGTAAACAAAGTAACAAACCATAATCATACAATATGGAGTCTTTAAAGCTGATTTCCTTTTCACTAATAATCACTATTAGTTTCTTAACCTTATCCATTAATGCTCAAAATTCCCAACAAGATTACTTAGACGCTCACAATTCAGCGCGTCATGAAGTGGGAGTTGCAGACATTGGATGGGATGACACTTTGGCTGCATACGCCCAAAACTATGCAAACGAAAGGATAGGAGACTGCAACCTTGTCCATTCTGGTGGTCCTTACGGTGAGAACCTTTTTTGGGGTAGTGGTGCGCCGTTCTCAGGTACTGATGCCGTCAATGATTGGGTATCTGAGAAGTCGTATTATGATCATACTACTAATACTTGCGCCAATGGACAAGTTTGTGGTCACTATACACAAGTCGTGTGGCGTAGTTCCATTCACGTTGGGTGTGCTAGGGTTCAGTGTACCAATAATGGTGGGTATTTCATCATTTGTAGCTATAATCCTCCTGGAAACGTTGAAGGCGAGTCTCCTTACTAGCTAACTACTAAACTATGTACTACTGTTATATTGATCATATATACTGATCTTGTTGGTCTGGTTACGTATCTATAtatgaataaataataaataaataacatcgATGATTTATACTGATCTTTTTGGTTTGGGTT comes from Rutidosis leptorrhynchoides isolate AG116_Rl617_1_P2 chromosome 4, CSIRO_AGI_Rlap_v1, whole genome shotgun sequence and encodes:
- the LOC139843865 gene encoding pathogenesis-related protein 1C-like gives rise to the protein MESLKLISFSLIITISFLTLSINAQNSQQDYLDAHNSARHEVGVADIGWDDTLAAYAQNYANERIGDCNLVHSGGPYGENLFWGSGAPFSGTDAVNDWVSEKSYYDHTTNTCANGQVCGHYTQVVWRSSIHVGCARVQCTNNGGYFIICSYNPPGNVEGESPY